The following nucleotide sequence is from Terriglobales bacterium.
AAAAAGTGGGCTATCGCCCACTGGTTTGCTTCGCCAAACGATTTCTTCATCACACTACGTGGATGAAGTGGAAGCTTAGCCACCCCCTAAGGGGGCCCCGTCGCCGGACTCTTACCTCTTCGGCTTATACGTCTTTAGCTTGCAAGCCGGGTCGGGGTGAACACCACAAAGTGTGATGATACGCCGGATGTGAGCGATTTACAAACCACCCGGCAGTTCAAGAGAATAGCTACAAACATCAATTACACAGCACCATACCGGCACGGAGCAAGGCTTGCAAGATCCTGAAAATCAGTCGCTTAGTCCAAGCGATTCCAACTCGTCGACTCCGGCCCAATCCCGATCTTTAAGGCCTAGTTCACTGTTTTTTAATGATCGAGGCTTGCGCGCCGGTTGGCGCTTCGTGCTCTTCTTGGTTTTGCTCAGACTTGTCCTGATCCCGGTAGTCTTTGGCGCTGTCAGGCCGTTCCGTCATCGCCTGGAACCGAGCGTCGGAGACATATCGGACGCGCTGCTGCTTGCATGCATTCTGCTGGGCACGTTCATCATGTCAAAGCTGGAGCGTCGCCCCGTACTTTTGTACGGGCTGAGGGACTCCGTCGCACTTCCCCGTTTTTTGTCAGGAACGCTGACCGGATTCGCGTCACTAACCCTAATGCTTTTGGGCCTACGCGCGACTCATCACCTCATGTTCGGACCTCGTTCCATGGGGGGATCGCAACTTCTCGTCGCTGCACTGCTGAATCTGCTTGGCTTCCTGATTGTCGCGCTCTTTGAAGAAAACGCATTCCGAGGATATGCCCTACACACCCTGTCCGAAGGGATTGGATTCTGGCCGGCGGCGATCGTGATGTCGCTACTCTTTGCGGCACTACACGTGCAAAATCCGGGCGAATCGAAGGTCGGAATAGCCGCAGTGTTTGCCTTTGGGATGATGCTCGCATTCTCGCTGTGGCGCACGGGAAGCTTGCTCTGGGCAATTGGATTTCACTTCATGTGGGACTACTCAGAGAGCTTCTTGTACGGCGTTCCGGATAGCGGATTCGTTCAACCAGAACATCTCCTGAGCACGCGTCTGTCCGGTCCAACGTGGATCACCGGAGGAAGCGTTGGTCCTGAGGGAAGCTGGTTCATATTCGTCGTCTTGGCTATCGTCACATTACTAATTCATTTCGCATATCCGCACCGACAATTTGAGAAAAACCTGATTCACCACGGAGACACTGAGCGCACGGAGAAGACTTGAACTGAACGCACTGCGCCTTTCGATTTTCTCAGTGTTCTCCGTGGCTCCGTGGTGAGTCACGCTACAATTGAGAAAAGCAAGTGAGATTTGAATGATTCATTTTCCCGTTCCTGTGGCTCTTACCTTCGATGATGTTCTGCTGTTGCCTGCGCATTCTGATGTGGTTCCGGCACTGGCCAACACGCAGACACGGCTCTCGCGCAACATCAATCTGAACATTCCGATCATCAGCTCGGCGATGGATACCGTCACTGAATCGCGCCTCGCAATCGCGATGGCGCAGCAAGGCGGCATCGGCATCATTCATCGCAACCTTACGATCGAACAACAGGCAGCGGAAGTTGATAAGGTAAAGCGCTCTGAGAGCGGCATGATCGTCGACCCGGTAACGATCTCGCCCGATGCCAAGATTTCAGATGCCCTCGAAGTAATGCGCAAGTTCAAGATCTCCGGGGTGCCGGTTACTAAAAATAACAAGCTGGTCGGCATTCTCACCAACCGCGATCTCCGTTTTGAGACACGTACCGACATTCCAGTTGCGAAGGTGATGACCAAAGACAATCTCATCACTGTTCCCGTCGGGACCACGCTCGAAGAGGCGGAACAGATCCTCCACAAGCACCGCGTGGAGAAGCTACTCGTCGTCGACGACAAGCAGACTCTGAAAGGTTTGATCACGGTAAAAGACATTCAGAAGAAGCTGAAATACCCGAACGCTGCGAAGGATTCCCAGGGCCGCCTACGCGTAGGCGCCGCAATCGGAGCCACTGGCGATTACCTTGAACGCGCCCAGGAGATGGCGAGATACAAAGTGGATGTAGTTGCGATCGACAGCGCGCATGGGCACACCACTCGAGTGCTCGATGCGGTGAAAGAG
It contains:
- the guaB gene encoding IMP dehydrogenase, coding for MIHFPVPVALTFDDVLLLPAHSDVVPALANTQTRLSRNINLNIPIISSAMDTVTESRLAIAMAQQGGIGIIHRNLTIEQQAAEVDKVKRSESGMIVDPVTISPDAKISDALEVMRKFKISGVPVTKNNKLVGILTNRDLRFETRTDIPVAKVMTKDNLITVPVGTTLEEAEQILHKHRVEKLLVVDDKQTLKGLITVKDIQKKLKYPNAAKDSQGRLRVGAAIGATGDYLERAQEMARYKVDVVAIDSAHGHTTRVLDAVKEIKSKLPEVELLAGNVGTFDGACALIKAGADAVKVGIGPGSICTTRIVTGAGVPQIYAIAEASRAAKDSGVPIIADGGIKYSGDVTKAIAAGASSVMIGSLFAGVDESPGETILYQGRSFKTYRGMGSLAAMAQGSSERYFQSNDEDTPAAELMENGDQNRLAKLVPEGIEGRVPYRGPLANMVLQLVGGLRSGMGYVGCSTIPELQQEARFVRISGAGLRESHVHDVIITREAPNYRLE
- a CDS encoding type II CAAX endopeptidase family protein, translating into MLFLVLLRLVLIPVVFGAVRPFRHRLEPSVGDISDALLLACILLGTFIMSKLERRPVLLYGLRDSVALPRFLSGTLTGFASLTLMLLGLRATHHLMFGPRSMGGSQLLVAALLNLLGFLIVALFEENAFRGYALHTLSEGIGFWPAAIVMSLLFAALHVQNPGESKVGIAAVFAFGMMLAFSLWRTGSLLWAIGFHFMWDYSESFLYGVPDSGFVQPEHLLSTRLSGPTWITGGSVGPEGSWFIFVVLAIVTLLIHFAYPHRQFEKNLIHHGDTERTEKT